The Amblyomma americanum isolate KBUSLIRL-KWMA chromosome 2, ASM5285725v1, whole genome shotgun sequence genome contains the following window.
GCTTCCATCTTCCGTTTAATCTTCTGTTACCTCAGTTGAAAAGTTCTCAGGACAGCTTGCTGATGACATTGAACTGGCAAGGACCTCGACCTAGCTTAAATATGAAGAAGGGGGACTGTGCACCTATCTGTCCGTATTCATTCACCATCCTACAGGACGCGCAGGGGCCGTCGCCAGGAGTGGCCGTTCTGGAATCAGGGAGCGTCTTGCACAACCGCCACCATCGTGCTGGGCGGACACGGGAGCGCGGACGCTACGCACAGCACCTTGGTCGTGCCGGCCATGACCATCGAGTCGGCGGTTTGTGGGCTAGACAGCGACCAGATCAGCACGGCCGCCGGGATGCACCCAGAGGTACGGGATTCCTCGCCGGCACCCACTCAGCTTCTTCCGCCGCTTATTTCAACGATTCTGCCCTGGGACAGGCTCTAACAGACATTTCTCTGGATGGCCACACAACTGTCCTCTAACATCCTTCCCGTAACCAAATAGCGATAATATAATGGATCCCCCAAGATCACCCCACAATAGTTAGACACAACAGTAAATATACATGAAGCCAccgtggtggcgcagtggttatggggctcggctgctgaccccaaagacacGGGTTCTGTCCCGGCCgtagcggtcgcattttgattgGAGCGAAATGCTCGAGGCCtatctactgtgcgatgtcagtgcacgttaaagaacgatAGGTGGTAGAGGTTATTCGGAGCCCCTCCATTCGGAGGGGCTCCGAATAACCTCTACCACCTatcgtccctcatagactgagcagGTTTCGGACGTTAAACTTTATAGAGCAAAGCAAAGCAACTATATATAGGAATATTGCCTGTTCGGCCTGAATGTAATTTATAACTAATTAGAACTGTCTCAAGCAGTGGCAAACGGAAGTGTGGTACTATTCGCAATGATTACCAACTTTGAAGGTTGCAAGTACCGAACTGTTCGAATTCTAAATCACCACTGCCACATTCGCCCACTTCCGCCCACTTTCAACCTCAAGAAATTTATCACGTGTGCAGCAATGGCTTAGAGAAAAATCACGCTGAAGGCTAAAAATATCAAAGTAATTGTCTAGCATAAACTAAACTGCTTCCGCTGAATTTTTGCATCATATGTCTGATCGTCCCTTATTGGTTCACTAAACTTGAGCGCCAGAAAAATTACGGGACAGTCAGATATCTCATACGACAATTCGGTGGAAGCAGTTGCGTTTATCATCAATTAGTTTTTTGGTCCTTAAGAGAAATTAGTTTTCTGGTTCATCGAAGCTCTGTTGTTGGCAAATATCAGACGGGCACGTTCTCAGACTACGTGTTCTTGGATATATGAAATATTGTATGAGATATGTTATGAGATATGTATGAAATATCGCTGGGCAAGGGGGTTCATAATTACCACAAAGAAAAGAGCGCGAAACACAGAACTAGAGAGATGGAGTCTATCATTTCTATCTTTTTTGACCTGTGTATAGAGCTGTTTTTCTTCTGTTCTGCGGATTAACGTGCATTCTGCGTCACCAGGTGCTTGCCAGTTTGCGCGCTACTCTCCGTTAGGGGTTGCGTTTTAGTCCGCATCAACGCCGGAGGGCAGTTTTCTCTTCCTAGATTTGTCTTTGTGTGACCGCCTAGAAACAGGCATAgcgcatgacagtgaggttcacCTCACCGTGCTCTTATGCACGTGTGCAGGCCACCACCTGGGAGGTGAACACACCGGGCGGAGCGCAAAGCATGACCGAGACACGCGGCTTGGGCAGCTCACCAGACGAGCCCTTCGTGCGGCCCGTGCTCAGCAGAGACGAGGTGTACGCTATGTACCCTCACCTGCGAGGCATGAGCACTCTCTCTGCAGGCTCCCATAGGGAGAAGGCTGGCGGTAGGCGGCCCACACGCAACGACGCCTCCTCCGACGAAGTTAGTATGCGAGACCAAtgtaaaaggaaagaaaatttaaCAGTGGGGTTAGGGAGTAAAATGGTGAACATGGGGAAAAATCAAATGGTCGGAAAAGAATTTCTATGGCATCTACCTGCAGCACAAAAACGCGATCTGATATATATGAAGGAAACGCGGAATGGGGGGCCTAGAAAAGCGGAAATTTTGGTTTCTCTGATAAACAGAGCCGCTATTCCCTGAGACACATTCTACGTTCttaagtatttttttctttggcgTGTTTTTAACACGTGGTGCTGTTCCGGTCCTCAGTGCGGAGAACACTAGGTTAGTGAGGCAGAAAATGTCTATATTAACGAATCGTTCCTCGCAATGCTTTTATACTCCACGATCATTGCTCAGCTCGCTGCACACAGGACGCCAGACTCCTCCAGTCTTTCAGTTGTAACTGCGTGATTGCATTGCGTTGGTGCGCCCTATGCGGACACCTAAGACCAACTGTTGCATAATAACCACTGTGTACTGTGCGCCTAAAAAGAAGCCTTCCTTTCACATTCTTTGTTCTGTCGGCATAAAACCAGCCATAGGCGAACAAGAGACGGAGGAGAGTCTCCCTGCGCAGGAACCTCCTGCTTTTAGATCCAGTCGCCTTGTTTCAGTGACGCTGTTGGACTGATGGCCGGAAGGCACCTTTACAAACCAGCGGCGATTCCACTGTTTAACCTGAAGGTCCTTCGCTTCCTCTCCCTCAACAGACTAAGCCGGACAAGGCTGCACGGTCCTTCACACCCGACGCGAGCGGCAGGTCCCGCCGAAAGCATCCTTTTTCGACCGTAGCCAAGCGGGTCGTCCTTCCCGATGGAAAGGACGCCGACAAAGGCCCCAAGGCCGCTTACATGGAGGACTCCGCATGCGCGCCACGCCAGGACAGTTGGAGCATGCCATGGAAGAGTCTGGGCAGCTCGCTGGATGCGCTGCTGTCCATTCCGGTGTCGGGAGCAGTCCACTCTTGTTCCTCCACCGGTACTGACATCGCGTCGGAGTTGGACGGGGAGCTGTTTCGTCCCGTCCGCAAGCTGTGATTTCACTGAATGTGCATGCGTGGAATGGAAGAAGATTGACTGGACGAAGGTTCAACGTCATTTTTATGATCATTTTTTATGTTGGACTGTGCATTTGTCTTCTCTGCCGTAATGCGAAAATATGCTTTGAGTGATACCAATAGAGTGATGCTGTTCTtatgacacggttgtacgaaaacTTCACGCCGGTGCTTTGTTTTGAGAGTGCAGGTTACTACGAACATGAATTATAGCTGCCAAAGGCAATACTTACGTCACAGAGGTGACGTATTTTTTAATGGCGGCAGTGAATGCCTGTGGCTGCCACGCTTAGCCGCGCCCTTTAACTGCAGGTTAGTCATTCACTAAGTTTTTTGTGTGTGGCCGTCCTACTTCTACACCACATTTGTTGCTTTTTCCCTTTAACTTTTACGAAATAAAGCAGTCGTTCTTAAATATTTGACGCTTTGCGTTTTATCATGGGAAACTTGCCGCACCGCACGCCCAAATTTTAGTGCGGCATACGTTCTTTTCCAGCTATCGTGGTAAGCTTATGTGGATGTGTTCAGGGCTGATGCAAAACAAACGACCCCAAATAAATGCGTGTCACGTTTTTGTCATGTTTTTGTGCTTATTTGTCGACAGGTAGCGACAAAACCTCTTTTGATGCCTTGTAGATCATGCGCTCAGGCAGGAAGTTACAAGTTGCGCTTTATAGCTACTAGCTGCTGCCGTTTAGGTAATGTATCTACTTCTGGCGTGCTACAGCAAAAGAACTACCGGACTTGTTGCAATTGCTTCTCTTAAAGATAAATAGTTCAATTTCAACAATTGCTGCGTCTTTCGGATTGTTGTGAATTATTTTGAGATGCTTCGGAGCAAACTACACTCTTCAGGTCAAAGAAACGTTCTTGTATAAGCCAGTTTGGAAGcgggaaaaaaaacgaattttcttCGCAGCTTAACCTGATGCCTGCTTGACGTAGAATGGAGCACAAGCCTTAGCTCTGGGTTCGTTGAGGTTTCTTACAGCACAATAAGTAGTAGTGAGGCAATGTGAGTCATATCCGCTGTACTGATTTTATTACCAAAAACGTCTATTCTGTAATTCTGCACGTAATTGAAGAAGGCGGTGCAGAGAGGTGGGGTAGGAAATAGGAGAACGCCAGTAGGCACATGAAAAATAAAGATGCAGCAATAACAACAAATATCTTATCAATATCCGAATGATAGAGTAAAATTAGTGGCCTCGAGGAGCTGTGCAAAAACGTGGACACTGCCATCGGTTACCGCGTAACCCCATCAATGCGCAAATCTCACTTTCAACGTTGTTCCTATGTGTGTAATATTTGACTAAGCGTCGTTACGTTGTGGATATTCGATCGTCAGAAATTACGACCCCACAGGCTCATGCATTATATAACGTTACGTAGAGTTGGTCCGCAGAGGTTGCAACATGTATCTCGCACAAGGGCGTGTCCCGAATGCTATTTATCATTTCTGCTTTTTTTCCTGTAATTAAAGCATTGCATTGTGTCATTTTTAAGACCGCGGACTTCACTTCCTTCACTTCATTCCACTACGTTGAATAGTTCCCTACTTgataaaaatatttgttttcaagACACTCTTTTGCTGATTAGTCGCCAGACGCCGCCGGAACCTTGCCGATTCCTCTTTGCAGTATATTCATTTCGATCTCTACCTACACCTGACAATGTGAAATGAAATAGAAGAAGTTGTAGTAGTAGGGATATATacctgaggtgaagaagaagggaaggaatctgatattgtgcttttacaagaaacgttGTTATCACCTTAtgaatcattttcaatgagaaacattcgagttttcaggtcagatcgaaacGTTGGCCGGGGAggtggattggtaaccatgctttctaaacatttatgtcatcaggcatctatctctaagaaaattcttctGCCTGATTGTGAACTTTTAGCGATAAAAATTTTATTTCCGCATTGTGCCGATATTACAATTgataatgtctattttcctttaggtgtacgcaggacagactgtttagacagcttggtgactggcacaagcagtgcagtcatcgtAGGAGATTTTAACTCTCACCATAGCGACTGCGGAAGTCGTagtgattcctgcggccagcttctctggtcgtggctgtctgcaaatgctgtacgctgctgcaattccagagaaataacctttatgcgaggggtttctcgctcagccattgacttaacttTATCAGCAGATAGGCTAgaggtgactgattggtcgacacagGATTCGGGTGCATCTAGTGACCACTTCCCTATAACTTCCgctatccggttatctccgctcaaaactagttgtgtaacccataaatttgtcaaccacaatatctataaaaatctgatgtccgcctcgaATGATTCTCTAGTaagtacaagccgggatgacagagcgcagcagatggtttcatttttgcaaaatgcagtagaccactcaatattcactGTGCCCGCAGCAGACTCTAATAAAAAGCCGTCTCCTTgatggacagaagaatgtgagaaggcctattgTCGCAGAAAAGCTACCTGGAAGAGGttatcctgcaaccagagtccagctaattggttaaattacaaattcttctctgcatctttcaaaagaacaattccaaaagccaaggaggagtataaccaaaacttaaacacatatctttcaaatcctcgtaatcggaaggccctgtatagattcatgggaCGTAACAAGCGTTCTGCAGTCCCTATCCTCACTAATTCAACAATGTTATCAACATAAAAGGCTCAGGAAACCCTGGAGCGTATAGCTCAGGGATTGGTGTCTCGTTTCCAGACGctgagaaacgtccctttgtgcacaatctcaccctcttcggattacaCCGAGGTTGACGCACCAGAGCTCctgtcagtcctggcaatgttgcatcctgcaggtCCTGAACAAGATGATGTCACTATTGGTTTGAtcaaaattttagcccaggatttTACAAGCGACCTCTAAGATATCGtcaatgcttcgttggaaaatgcatgacttccaagcatttggaagacagcgaaaattattttattgatgaaagatgcaggaaaagaatacgtcttagataatattcggctaattaggctaacttcaaatttagtcaaattaatagaatagtgcacagtcgcctgaCAAAACTTGTTCATGACGTCAACGGTcggctcagcccagattggctttcgtcgcggatgCTATATATGGTCAgagcatgtggatctagagagcagaattcggCTTTCGCTATTCAAaagggaagtttcagctttggttactcttgatgtagcaaagacctatgacagtgtagaacatgctatactacttaacagacttgctcagttacatcctccaacctacatttatgcgtggatatccgaatttctgaaggacagataccTTTACTGCACAGAGAGAACCCTATATTCTGATACATATTATCAATAAAGAGacgtgccgcaaggatcggtgctatccccgctgctttttaatattttggttagtggcatccccattcatccaggtataacagtttttgtgtatgcagatgacagacagcttttttcgcctcggccaggaaTATTCATTCCCTTTACCatattctgcagggatatttggatgctcttggaatATGGTTGCACGGTATTAACTTATCCCTGAATGTTAACAAATGcggcgttttggtatttcctccagacacgcatttgcacatttcattagtccatcgctctaaccagattccacaagtggaatccgttaaatatctaggtgttacttatcacccagcattgcattggagccttcatataaagaacaatgtgtCTAAAGTAAAAcacgctctaggccggctgataagaatcgccaataaaaagtttgggatgcacCGCGACacattgttactatacaaagcctatgtaACACCTATACTTGAATTAGGTTGCATTCTGTTCTGTGGTAGTGaaaactacaagattcaacccttaatcttactgcaAAGGCACGCTCTACGtttctgccttggtctcccaaaatcagtttcaaacgccctgctttatctggaggcccgtatccctgatctaagttcccgctttcaaatactcaAGGTGcaaactttcctcaggtcgttgGACCCGGTGACTGAGGTCAGTACtgctatttttgtgtctcagccggccttatacttttctcatcattggccacggtatcaaatgccacaaattgtgttaacgcagaaccttttaacaccgattggtgttgatctcagttctttgcagtgggttgatgacacgccggcagcagtggaattccatttcaccacatcttcccatctcatgcgaaacacatgcccgcaaacattttaaacggtattctctcggatcacatagaggaatacccccatcatacggtgcttgctaccgatgcctccgtcaactgccaaaaagctgcagttggcatcttttcgcaggat
Protein-coding sequences here:
- the LOC144118698 gene encoding uncharacterized protein LOC144118698; translated protein: MLLLSSVLLILMLVVYLCVVAFWTRRGRRQEWPFWNQGASCTTATIVLGGHGSADATHSTLVVPAMTIESAVCGLDSDQISTAAGMHPEATTWEVNTPGGAQSMTETRGLGSSPDEPFVRPVLSRDEVYAMYPHLRGMSTLSAGSHREKAGGRRPTRNDASSDETKPDKAARSFTPDASGRSRRKHPFSTVAKRVVLPDGKDADKGPKAAYMEDSACAPRQDSWSMPWKSLGSSLDALLSIPVSGAVHSCSSTGTDIASELDGELFRPVRKL